A genome region from Bombus pyrosoma isolate SC7728 linkage group LG14, ASM1482585v1, whole genome shotgun sequence includes the following:
- the LOC122574828 gene encoding cytochrome P450 9e2-like: protein MEYLPIALSIVAAVLVVIYYFTTKNHNLFKKHGILHIPPTPLFGNMGPLLRRQCTMHDLILKIYQLHPEAKYVGFYEFLTPVIMLRDPELIKAVTIKNVEQFPDHRPLVYQEVDPLLGGMLFSLTGDQWKEHRNMLSPMFTSSKIKGMYKLMSDCADKFVDHLTKLPENEREMEMKSLLSKYTNDVIATCVYGVSVDTIKEPNNVFYVYGKIGTTLVTFKKSLTMLMHKNAPWLAKLLQFKYVESYVEKFFSDIVTDTVEAREKSGAYRSDVIQLLLETNKKKELGKGMSVESMASHAFSFFFGGFETVSAQICIATHLLAENPDVQERLQQEIDEALENNNGQLTYEVLSEMKYLDAVMNESLRLHPVAIFMDRLCAKDFELPPALPGDKPFTVKKGMNVWIPVKAIHHDPQYYENSLKFEPDRFFKNGKKIMNSDTYMPFGLGPRMCIGNRFALTEMKVLLCHLLAKCNVKIGPKTTTPLEFEKGVISASAKNGFWLIIEPRKSSYRFAQVNGGANGICTNGI, encoded by the coding sequence ATGGAATATCTACCAATCGCTTTGTCCATAGTGGCAGCAGTACTCGTCGTTATTTACTACTTTACCacgaaaaatcataatttattcaaGAAGCATGGAATTCTGCATATTCCACCGACGCCACTGTTTGGAAATATGGGTCCCCTGCTTAGACGACAGTGCACCATGCACGATTTAATTctcaaaatttatcaattacatCCTGAAGCGAAATATGTTGGCTTTTACGAATTTCTGACGCCTGTTATAATGCTCCGCGATCCGGAACTGATTAAAGCTGTCACCATCAAGAACGTCGAACAATTTCCGGACCATCGTCCGTTAGTGTACCAGGAAGTGGACCCTTTGTTAGGAGGAATGTTATTTTCTCTGACAGGTGACCAATGGAAGGAGCATAGAAATATGTTGTCTCCCATGTTTACTTCTAGCAAGATAAAAGGCATGTACAAACTGATGTCCGATTGCGCGGACAAATTCGTGGACCATTTAACGAAACTGCCGGAGAACGAGCGCGAAATGGAGATGAAGAGCCTTCTGAGTAAATATACAAACGACGTGATCGCTACCTGCGTGTACGGTGTCTCCGTGGATACGATAAAGGAACCGAATAACGTGTTTTACGTGTACGGTAAAATAGGTACAACCTTAGTAACTTTCAAAAAATCTCTAACAATGTTGATGCACAAAAACGCCCCATGGTTGGCGAAACTCTTGCAATTTAAATACGTGGAGAGCTACGTCGAGAAATTTTTCTCTGATATCGTGACAGACACGGTTGAAGCTAGAGAAAAGAGTGGCGCTTATAGATCGGACGTGATACAGTTATTGCTAGAGACTAACAAGAAGAAGGAGCTAGGAAAAGGTATGAGCGTGGAAAGTATGGCCTCTCACGCTTTCAGCTTCTTCTTCGGCGGATTTGAAACCGTCTCCGCGCAAATTTGCATAGCGACGCACCTGTTAGCCGAGAATCCAGATGTTCAAGAAAGATTACAGCAAGAGATCGATGAAGCATTGGAAAACAACAACGGGCAATTAACCTACGAAGTTCTAAGCGAGATGAAGTATCTAGATGCCGTGATGAATGAATCCTTGCGACTGCATCCGGTAGCTATATTCATGGACAGGCTATGTGCTAAAGATTTCGAACTGCCACCTGCGTTACCCGGTGACAAACCTTTCACGGTCAAGAAAGGAATGAACGTTTGGATTCCTGTGAAAGCGATTCATCACGATCCACAATACTACGAGAATTCTCTGAAATTCGAACCAGACAGATTCTTTAAAAATGGTAAGAAGATTATGAACTCGGACACGTATATGCCATTTGGCCTTGGGCCCAGAATGTGCATCGGAAACCGGTTTGCACTCACAGAGATGAAGGTATTGCTATGTCACCTTCTTGCCAAGTGCAATGTCAAGATCGGACCAAAAACGACAACTCCGTTAGAATTCGAGAAAGGTGTGATAAGCGCCAGTGCGAAAAATGGATTCTGGTTGATCATTGAGCCAAGGAAAAGTTCTTATCGTTTTGCCCAGGTTAATGGAGGTGCCAATGGAATTTGTACAAATGGAATATGa